TTGTGAAGCCACTACAAAGCTGCCACCGTAATGACATGGATTACTGGTGCAAGAACTGCTACCACTACAAACAAATGAAGCAGTTTGTTCGCATCATCTGAAACCAGAAAAGACAACCAAAAAATGTACCCAATATACTATATCCCCAAAGCCATTTACGTTTGCGTTTTCCAATCTTCATAGATGTCTCTGTTCTTGGTTTAAGAAATAAAACGTATCCCAACCATCTAACTTCCAAACAAATATATGTTCAAACAAGCTTCCAACTAAGAAATTACATCACAGacaatcctactatataaaagcaACTAATTTTGAGGCTTCTTATGAGTGCCACAAAGGACAAAATATTCCCCACCAATCAAACTGCCACGTCATCAAGAATGTTTAGATGATGGGTCTCGAACCATCCAAACCCATCAAAATAGTCAGTCCATTGTATAACTTATAGCGTCCTTTTCCTTAGCCTCTTGCCTCAGACGTCTCCAGCGACTCCAAATCTGTTCGTCTATCCAACTTCACCGGTGTAACTCCTACGACTACAACAATGGCACTTCAATGCTCCCTAATAACTCATCAAGTGAAGACTCTTTGTACCTCTCCACATCCCTCCTCTTCAATCAAAGATATCTATGCCTCTTCAAGAAACCATCATTACTTactcagttgaaacgcatcacCGTATACAAtataacctctataaattaataatgttgggactttgaaattttattaatttatagagaaattaatttacaattttttcttttttagtttttttgtttctattttttctatttttatttataaattaaaaatatattttattttaccgtatatttttttagaaatttgactttcacattgtttttattatattacttgatttatatttttatgtttcatagaatttaTATGTGGtttcttatataattttactaaatatatcaaaatatattgaaatgttaagaaaaaatataggtATTTTCAATGgaaatataaaaccaacaatataaCGTTTAGTTTGTATTTATATGAAATGTATCTTACAATATGTTTAGTTATCGATTCAGAATACTGAAAATATATGGGCTCGAGAACTATTTTTCTGCAGCATTTAAAATGAAGAGTTTTGACTGTTGATGGTTACTCTGAGTTTGGCTAATCTATTGATTTACTAAATGTACTTTACTTAACCTGCTATTGATATATAAGCTTGTATATGATACTACATTTGTTTAGCTTAAAAGAAGTGCATTATGATACTGTTTACTTTACAGTCAGGAAAAGGAAGTGCAACCAAACAACCTCAAAGGATATGGGGAACGGCTAATGCAAAGGTGGATGAATGGGTGAAGACTACAGTTATAACTTCATTAACAAATTGATGTTGAGCTTTTTGTTATCACATACAAGTTGGGAACGTCCAATTGACGGTATGGTGAAGTGCAACTATGATACTGCTTCCAATACTAACTATGGATGGGTTTTACGGGATCGTCTTGACTGAGGTCATCTCTTTTAGGGATGGCATGACCGAATTTAGAGGCAGAAGCAATGGTACCAAGCACATGCTTATGAGATCTTGGATGTAAGCAACAATATCAAATGGTGGGCTTCGAAAAATAGTTTACATAATTCATTTGTCTTGCTTTTTGTTCTCTCAATCACATAGGACATGATAGCATATCTGcaccatatatttttttcagattATCATCTATCATAAATCAAGTTAACAAAACAAATCGATGGGCCATATAGACCTATTAGTTTTCAGtcgtaataatattataatttttttttatttttaaattatgtattgtAAGAAATTAAACATGGCTGATTTGAATATAAGTATTAAAACTAAAGTTTCGTTTAAtaatattagaaatttgaaattctatcattatttaagttttatattctaatatttttaacattatttttataatatacttTTGTATACAATCACAAACCATTTGACATCTTTAATCTTGAATGAGaccatcttctcttttttttggacaaatagACCATCTTCTCTCTATTTCCAAGTTTAATCTTGCAAAATTCACCTATATCAAATAATGTACACTTCTTCTATGGCGAAGCTGTTACTGTTACTATTAACTACATGGAATTGATTTAGTGAAAAAAACTAATGGAATCATTAATTTGATTTGTCACAAAAAGTCAGTGCATcatatagtttttgagattcaaataatatacaaacatatgaaataaattactccaaattgttataaaataaatagtaacgTGTTAACTAAAAGATAACTTAAATTATATCCCCAAACTAAAACTGAATTTATACTCTCAAAATTTTAGTGatacaattaattaaaaataaatcaaactatTAATTAAAACAGTTTGTTTTATGGGGCTTGAGAGGAGTAACAATTttggaacaaaagaaaaatcaagttattgtttattttaatatttgatgatTACAAGTGTTTTGGATCAAAAAAGTTCAAATACTAtgacaataatatttttcatatattaaatTAGTGTACAGATTAATAATTAACACTACTTTAAATAAGAACTGATTagaaaaagttacaaaaatttaatatgagacaaaataatgaaaacaatGCGAAGTTCTTCAATTCAAGAAATtgcaatgaaaaaaattaaagttatcatctgttttattatcttttatattCTATGATTTATAAGAGAAATACTATAAAAAttccaaatataaaaatactataaaatttataatacacacaatccgcgcgtagcgcggacaaaaGGATCTAgtgaatataaaaaaatcttaaaatttaatCCCCACATAATAAGAAAATCACATACGATTTAGTGCTGCTATATAATccctatatattatattcttacttcgttaatatatgtaaaataatattcatCTTTTCCCTGAACAACTACAAAACAGACAAATATAGTACTATCACTAACTGATACCAAATGGATCAACAAATCCTTAACAATTTATTAGTCAACAAAACGTACGAACCCGGCGCCCTATTAAACTTAGAAAACAGAGCCGAATAAATGCAGTGTAACTAAGTTAAGATACATACAAtgatgcatttttttttgtaggaagGCTCTGTGATGAATAAATTTTGGGAGAATTGATGAACTAGCCAATTTCTGAGTCAATATTAAGTATAAAGACATGATTTTGACGTTATTAAATCAGTAACATTATACAAACATTTAGTCTGGTTATGCCCTTGACGTTTCCAAGTAACAAGTTACAGAGAGAGATAATGGATGATGTATATAATACACATATGGATAGGATAAAAGCTCCACTATTCACAATTGAATCACATAAGAATACCAACGTCACGCATTTATTTACCGCATATGGTACATATGCCCCGagtgttctattccatatcaCTGAAGTAGTATAGTGTTGTAACCCGACCTTCAACCCCTAAATACTAACCATACGCCAACCCCAATCCCTAGATACTAAAATTTATCCAAATCCTGCCTCAACCCCTAaatactaaccctaaaccctaatcagtaaaccttaaacccaaatataaaccataacaccaaaatataaaccctaaacccatacAGAATAGAAcgaaataaataacataatacatattggtaaaattatgaaatatccATGATTGCATGGAAGAAGTTAATGCTCACTCCAACCATACTCTTTCACcttctaaatattaaaccctacccaaatataaactctaaactcaaatataaaaattcaaaactacataatattatgtaatattaaactattcAATATAGATCATAGCACGATTTTTACATGTTCAAAGCATGTAACGACAGTTAGAACTTAAGAAAATACAAACTATATTTATAAACATAGTAGAGCGCTTTTCAAATGGAATGAAACATTGTAAAATAGTATAGAACAAAATATATCGCATTACATATTACGTCTATGTAAAATAGAACAAGAATCTGTCAATGGAATAGTACAccaatttattcaacttcatgcgTATGTATTATGTCTTTGTCGTCCTTGTTTTGCAACCTGTAGAGAAGACCGGAGAAGAATTCTATTTACTTTCcccaaaatttattattaaaagttaTCTTAGAATTATGTGTGAATACTAGATGTCCATGATTTACTTTTGAaatgattaattatttattataaattattttctcaaCCGGTTGCTTTAGGGGGTAGaaatgtattattatataaaatacacaTTGTATTCTAACTATTTAGCTGTTAATAAGTTAgtgaattattaaaaaaattcacgtATATGGTGCAATTTCCATAAATttttacattcattcaaaaaaaattttctgTCACCACAAGTTtcctaaaaaacaattttatttggTTATTCAACACCATCCAAAATATAGAACAGGTGTCAAATAATAAAAGGCCAGCCAATAAAAGCTCGCCACGTATAAAACCCTTTTGACAAACACAAGTTGAGAGTAGACTCGTCTCTCTCTCAGACTCTGACCGGAGCTTGACCTGGCAGTGATTCTCGGCGTTAAACCCATCAGAATCTTCCTCTTTTGGCTCTGATTCTGCTGATAAATTTGCTTCCGGGTACAATCACTTTCATATTCAacctcgttttaaaaaaaaaaaaaatttcgccGTTGATTTTTACTGTAAAGACACATACAGAGAGCCTACTATGTCTCTTTGCAGGTTTTGTATCATAGAAGGACCTGAACAAGACTTTGCCAGAGACTGCCAAAAGAACAGGGCCCTTGGCATCATCAACGAAGAGCAAGACAAAGACTAACCTAATTTCCCATCTTTTATCCCTTTCTTGCCTCCATTGGTGAGTTTCCCATTACAATAAAAAGTGGAATCCTTATGCTTGCTTCAATTTTGTCTGAGATACACGAAGTAAATTGGTTTGTAggcaaataaaataattaagttttaATATCTTCGGGCACTATGTGAAAATTTGATAcgtgttggacccaattttagTCAACTAGGTAATTGGGCCTAAATGGTTGGGCCATGCAATCAACGAAGAAGCCCGACTCCGACGAGCAGGAAGATATCGTTTCAACAAGCCGAAGATCGCGGAGCGATTGCAGAGATCGCGGAGCGATTGCAGAGATCGCGGAGTCAACCCGCTATAAGAAGAGATCGAGAGACACAGAAAgggacacgttgaaaaccctagagagagctacacccaAACATCGACCTTGTTTTCACCTAGCTTTAAGTCTTTTGTTTTGTCGATCTCATTAATAACATTCGATCTTATTTCATTCtttgtattcgatcttattcatcaataaaatccatCTTTGCCTACCGGAATCTGATTACATCGCTTTGTTCTGAAGATATTGTTGCCTACATCATCTTTTCCCTAGATTAAACTctcgatcactatcaaatacttagtgtataTTTAAGGATCTACAATACGTAAATAGTTATTTCCCcctaaaacattttaaacataatgAAATATAGAGATTGTTAAcatataaaactttataataaacCGATGTTTCTTATTCCTTGTTTTACACAAGCCTGAATTGATTATGAGAGGTTacaaaggaggaggaggaggaggagccagCTGGATCCTTGGATGTAGCCGAGCGAGATGAAAGAGTTAGCTTATATGTTGTCAATGTCTTGTGATACTTAACTCTCTTTTCCTTTCGTGATCCTGGTCCTGAGCACTTATACTCTCCATAGAACACCGTTCTGCTCATGCATCCGTGtaaatttacatataaatatatttgttgacATACCGTTTTGTTAGTGcatcatataatataataaaatggttTTTGATTACGTACTTGTCACGCTCTGTTTGGGTGTTTCAATGCCATCCAGACGGGTTAACAACACTTGACATGTCAGTGTATGCGTAAACGACCTTGGGGTGGCTCATCCATGCTCGACCCAAGTAAATCCCAGTTCCAGTCCCTGTAACTTTGCAGTGCACGAATGAGTACCCGCTTTTCTCTTCCGTGCTTTTTCCGGCATGAGCTGTGATCACTCTTAGTCCATCTCTCACAACGTTTAGTTGCGTACTCTTTTCATGCATCAACCAAAAAGAAGGATTTTAGTTAGAAATCATCACGAAAACATGCATGTATACAAGAGTTTAGGTCTTAGGTACGTACGACGTATAAAGAGCGTACGAGGTATAAAGAGCGTCCGCTCccaaagatgaaatcaaatGTCCCTTCGATGTAACAGTCTTTGAAGAAATGGTTTCCAGTGTCGTCACAAATCGTGTCTTGATAACCATAGAGTTTACAGTTATAGAAAGCTGCTTTGTTGCCAGAGATTCTCATAGATAAAGCTTGCTCCTTTCCTTTTTCCATCCGGCATTGGAGCAGAATTctaccaatttttttaaatgttatataGACATCTTTTTTGTTACAATGATGAATCTAGGGTTTATTACATAGGCTACCTAAATTCATATCAATAAGTTTTTAAGATGAAAATATACCTTGACAATGATGTTTATGGCCATGAAGTAGTCGGACAAGACAATGAGAGTTGCGCTATCGACTGTTCCGTATTCGACTGCCATACCGTCGAATGTCAACACGGGCATTGCATTTGGATTACCGTACAATGTGATGAAAGGCTTGTTTCTATCGATTGTAACCTTCTCTTTGTATTCACCGTGACCTAACTTGATGATCACGCGTTCCTTGTTCCCTACGGGTACACTATTTATCGCCTCGGTTAATGTCTTGAAATCGCCTCTTCCATTTTGTCTCACATGCATTTATAGATACACCAAAATTATTCTCATGAATAAAACCCATGTTTAATTATGAGAAAATGTCTTagatagcactaaatcaagtttttgttccaaaactagcactcaaaggtccaaaatcacaaaaataagtttcattAAAGGGGATCATTTACCCTTATGCCCTCTCCttagattaattaaaaaaaaatcgaaaatttaATCGTCGGAAACAATCCCATCGTgttcatcttcctcgtccttcACCTACGACGGATTACCATTGCTCCGCCATGTTTCTTTCCGTCGTCATCAGATATACCGTCTTCAGGTCAGCACATCCGTCGTCATCAGATTCGTTGTGGCTGTCATCAGTTTTGTCGTTGTTGTCCCCGAGCTATGGATGCTGGTGTAAAGTTACATGACACAGACTTTAGATTGCAGATATTAGCTTTGTGGTGATGTATCTAGAAGTCGTGCCTCCGATCGGGTTCGTCCTCTCTCTCGTTTCCCTCTTATCTCCAAATCGTTTTGCAATGTCTTGTGTAGAGAATTATAAATCCGAATCACTGAGATATTTATTCTCTAGGTATAAATCGTGTGTTCGTTCACCGATCAGATGATTGTGGTTTTTGTAAATGTTTGACAGATAAATAAAAGAGGAGAATCAGTGGAAGATAAGATTAACAAGCTTGATGTTGAGCTCTGCAAATACAGAGAGCAGATTCAAAAGACACGATCTGGTCCTGTTCAACAAGCTCTCAAAGCTTGTGCTATGAGGCTTCTCAAGCAGAAGAAAATGTAAGGGATTCATTAGGTTTACAGCTAGCTCTGTTCATTAGCTATTGTTGATCAATTACATTACTTTCTTATCAGGTATGAAGGACAACGCGACATGCTTTATAATCAGACATTCAATCTTGATCAAGTCTCTTTCGCTGCTGAACGTCTCAAAGATGCTCAACAAACTGTAATGCATATCTCTCTTTGTTTCTAAGCTATTGTCCACGCCTGTGGATGTGGCTAGGTCATATATGCAAGCTCGTCTGCCATGTCGATCTCCGTCTGTGAACAATTCAGAGTTTTGGTCACCATCATCAGCAGGGACGCAACTTCTTAAGGAAGGAACACCATTTCTTATAATTCTGGAAACTTATCCTCTTCCAAGGTACATCAGAAAGGTTTCTAATATATTATGCATTGCAGTGCAAACTTTTGTGTGATGCTAATTCCAGTTTTCCAATAGAAAGTTTGCATACCAGCATGTTTACAAGACAATGAGCAACTTTGTCTGACCTTTGGAATCTATCTCAAGGATCGAGCCAATGCCTCCGCGACTTCATGGAAAAATTCAAAGCAGTCGCGTCGAAGGTGCAAGTCCCCGACAGCGTTGCTGTCGACGCATTGATGAATACTCTCTACTTCAAGTCCTTGTTTCGCGAGGACCTTTACAGAAATTCTACCACTTCGCTCCAGGATGCTATCGCCAGGTCAAACAACTTCATCCGGATGGAAGAAGATACATC
The Brassica napus cultivar Da-Ae chromosome A1, Da-Ae, whole genome shotgun sequence DNA segment above includes these coding regions:
- the LOC106427567 gene encoding putative pectinesterase 63, with amino-acid sequence MHVRQNGRGDFKTLTEAINSVPVGNKERVIIKLGHGEYKEKVTIDRNKPFITLYGNPNAMPVLTFDGMAVEYGTVDSATLIVLSDYFMAINIIVKEQALSMRISGNKAAFYNCKLYGYQDTICDDTGNHFFKDCYIEGTFDFIFGSGRSLYLSTQLNVVRDGLRVITAHAGKSTEEKSGYSFVHCKVTGTGTGIYLGRAWMSHPKVVYAYTDMSSVVNPSGWH
- the LOC111214464 gene encoding vacuolar protein sorting-associated protein 60.1-like encodes the protein MDAGINKRGESVEDKINKLDVELCKYREQIQKTRSGPVQQALKACAMRLLKQKKMYEGQRDMLYNQTFNLDQVSFAAERLKDAQQTVIYASSSAMSISVCEQFRVLVTIISRDATS